TATCGTCAAAGGTCCCGGAGAGGGCGCGATTCGCAAGCTGGCAGAGGCTGGATTCTCCCTGTCCACAGGGGTTTACGAACTGCCAGCGCCGCATCTGCGGGAGCTTCCTTTTCCCTATCGACGCGCGGATAAATCCACCCTGCAAAATAAACTGGTCTATTACGAAAGCTCGCGCGGATGTCCATACCATTGTGCCTATTGCCTTTCCGCCTTGGATGACCGCAACGAAGCGCGCTTCAATCCAGATTCCGCAACCGACCGCAAAAAACTGTTCCAAGAGTTGGACGCTCTGCTCGCTCTGCAGCCTCGCACCCTTAAATTTGTGGATCGCAGCTTCAACGCGCAGCCACGGCTGGCGCGCTTAATTTGGGATTATGCCATCAAAAATCCCGCCCGCTGCGAATACCATTTTGAAATCTATCCAGAATTAATCAGCGAAGAAGACCTGCGCATTTTGGAACGGGTGCCCCCGCAGCGGATTCGCTTTGAAATTGGCATCCAAACCATCGATGCCGCTGTTGCCCGGGCTTGCGGCCGCGCCTCAAACTGGGCCAAGGCGAAATCAATTTTGAATGCCCTGCGTGAGCGCACCCAAATCTGCGTCCATGCCGATCTTCTGGCCGGCCTTCCCGGTGAAAAATACAGCTCCGTCCTGCGCAGTGTGGACGAACTGGCTTCCACCTTTCCCGCCGAAATCCAGCTCGGCATGCTGAAAATCCTGCCCGAAACCCCCATGCTTCAGATCGCCAGGGAACGCGGCTATATCTGGCAAGGCAGCCCGCCCTGGCAGGTGCTTGCCACGGATGCGCTGAGTTTCGAGCAAATGGCAAAACTGCAGGAACTTGCCAAAATCATCAATCTTTATTGGAACAAGGGTGAGTTTGTGCAAGAGTGGAAAACCATGCTGAAAGCCGGGGAAAAGGCGTCAAAATTGTTTTTGGAACTTTTGAAACAGCATCATAAGCTTGATTTGCAGCTACACAGCATTTCCAAAACCCAGCGCGCGGAGCTTTTTGCCACTTTGGAGCGATAGCTGTTCAAGCAAACAGATTAAGGCAATAAAACGCATTACACTTGTGTAGTTGTTACAGCGCTTTGATGGAAAGCGGGTCATATTTCGCCATCAGGTGGTTTTCCAAGATTCGTTTGAGGGTTTAAAAGGTTTGTCTCAATCAATATTCAGCATATAATGTATTTAATAGAGTGTAAATGATTAGGAAAAGCCGAATCACAATTCATTGAAAAATGCCTCTAAAAGCTGGATATCAAGGTTTTTATAGCGAAAATAATCGCTCCTGTTTTTCAAAACGGGAGCTAAACATAGATCATGAAAAACGAAAGCTCTGGGAACCCAAGGTTTCACAGGCTTTCGATAACGTGGGTGCAGGATTATTTCCGCCCTCAACCATTATTAAAACAGGAGACTGTTATGAAAAAACTTAGTATCTTTACCGCTGTGCTGGCTTTGTTTGCCTTTGGCATGTTGTCAGCGCAGTATCAGCAGATTTTCAATCAACCGTATGTGCCCAACCCCCAGGATTTGTATACCAGTACGGTTCACTATGAGCTTGGTGTCAACTATTGGATGAATGATGAATTCGAAGGTCTCACCGAAGCAATCAAAAAAGTGGAGTTTTATGGCACACCCGGAAACTGGACAAGCTTCGGCTGGGTTCCTTCCGTGGCAAACGAAGAAGAGCCTTTCATCGTAAGATTTTACGGCAAACCTGAAGGCCATTGGACCGAACCCAAACAGCCGCTTTTGGCGCCTGTCACCGGCACCTACACCGTGAGATTGTTTGACAGATATTTAGATGGCTGGGATTATGGCTGTCTGGATGTGATGGTGAATGGGGTCGTCGTTTTGGACGCCATCTCGCTTGGCAGCGGTCCAGAATATGCCGATTTCACTTTCTTTGCCAATGAGGGTGATGAAATTTCAACCCGCTACACTGCTGGAGATTATGCAGATGAAAACTGGTATGAAATTTTGGATCCGGACATGAATGTCATTGCCACGGACGGCGGTGATTGGGTGGCTCCCGTGGGTATATTTGTGCCTGAAGCGCTGTTTGCGCCGAG
This Candidatus Cloacimonadota bacterium DNA region includes the following protein-coding sequences:
- a CDS encoding DUF4080 domain-containing protein, whose translation is MGNSIRAGQRSNSLTRAGLALILPKKENRVLNKKSKICLIGLNSAWYQSTPSLYILRENLRGLPYSINLLEFTLSEPLFDILTRVYREKPDIACFSAYIWNSSVVFELARELKKVLPGVKTVLGGPEAGRGEAFPEVFDFIVKGPGEGAIRKLAEAGFSLSTGVYELPAPHLRELPFPYRRADKSTLQNKLVYYESSRGCPYHCAYCLSALDDRNEARFNPDSATDRKKLFQELDALLALQPRTLKFVDRSFNAQPRLARLIWDYAIKNPARCEYHFEIYPELISEEDLRILERVPPQRIRFEIGIQTIDAAVARACGRASNWAKAKSILNALRERTQICVHADLLAGLPGEKYSSVLRSVDELASTFPAEIQLGMLKILPETPMLQIARERGYIWQGSPPWQVLATDALSFEQMAKLQELAKIINLYWNKGEFVQEWKTMLKAGEKASKLFLELLKQHHKLDLQLHSISKTQRAELFATLER